The stretch of DNA ACGGCTGCGTTTAATGCGTATGACGGCTGCGTTTAATGCGTATGACGGCTGCGTTTAATGCGTATGACGGCTGCGTTTAATGCGTATGAAGGCTGCGTTTAATGCGTATGACGGCTGCGTTTAATGCGTATGACGGCTGCGTTTAATGCGTATGACGGCTGCGTTTAATGCGTATGACGGCTGCGTTTAATGCGTATGATGGCTGCGTTTAATGCGTATGATGGCTGCGTTTAATGCGTATGAAAGCTGCGTTTAATGCGTATGACGGCTGTGTTTAATGCGTATGACGGCTGCGTTTAATGCGTATGACGGCTGTGTTTAATGCGTATGACGGCTGCGTTTAATGCGTATGACGGCTGCGTTTAATGCGTATGAAAGCTGCGTTTAATGCGTATGACGGCTGTGTTTAATGTGTATGACGGCTGCGTTTAATGCGTATGACGGCTGCGTTTAATGCGTATGACGGCTGTGTTTAACGCGTATGACGGCTGCGTTTAATGCGTATGACGGCTGCGTTTAATGCGTATGACGGCTGCGTTTAATGCGTATGACGGCTGCGTTTAATGTGTATGACGGCTGCGTTTAATGCGTATGAAAGCTGCGTTTAATGCGTATGAAAGCTGCGTTTAATGCGTATGAAGGCTGCGTTTAATGCCTATGAAAGCTGCGTTTAATGCGTATGACGGCTGCGTTTAATGCGTATGACGGCTGCGTTTAATGCGTATGACGGCTGCGTTTAATGTGTATGACGGCTGCGTTTAATGCGTATGACGGCTGCGTTTAATGCCTATGAAAGCTGCGTTTAATGCGTATGACGGCTGCGTTTAATGCGTATGACGGCTGCGTTTAATGCGTATGACGGCTGCGTTTAATGCGTATGACGGCTGCGTTTAATGCGTATGACGGCTGCGTTTAATGCGTATGACGGCTGCGTTTAATGCGTATGACGGCTGCGTTTAATGCCTATGAAAGCTGCGTTTAATGCGTATGACGGCTGCGTTTAATGCGTATGAAAGCTGCGTTTAATGCGTATGACGGCTGCGTTTAATGCGTATGACGGCTGCGTTTAATGCGTATGACGGCTGCGTTTAATGCGTATGACGGCTGCGTTTAATGCGTATGACGGCTGCGTTTAATGCGTATGACGGCTGCGTTTAATGCGTATGACGGCTGCGTTTAATGCGTATGACAGCTGCGTCTCCTTGCAGATCCATGGAGGATTTATGCAGAAATGTGAGCAGTTCCAAAAGTTAGATGtatgcatttattatataatatacagtgtaatatatatttatacttcagGGTGATGTTCAACATGTCATTAACACTTTTGATctaaaatgcagcattagatgAACCGTTTTCTGCATTTAAAATGACGTCATTAAATCTGATCTGTTTAAAGAGGTGGCAGGGGTTACTGTAGAGTAATTTGGGGTAATAATGATGGTATTTAGAAACGCAGATTGCAGGATTTGAACACAGTGTGATTTAAATATTACCCTACTACCTACACACAGCCGGCATCTACGGCGAGCGGCTAGAAAACAGCACCGTGCGACAGCTGGCAGGTATCCCGGGCCGTGCACCCAGTGTCGCACCTTTAGGATCGCCGGGATTGTTTATCTGATCCCCGGTAATCCGACGCTTCACGTTACCGTTCTGACGCGTGTTTCCTGCTCCGTGAAGCAAAACAAACCCCGTATTCCTCAGCCAATCAAAGCGATGGGCGTGGCTGATGAGCAGGGTTTTCCCTTTCGTAACCCGGAAGTGCGTCGAGCTGAAGTCACAAAGCGCCCGCGATCCTTTACCTTCAAGGAATGAGCTCAGCTCGGTGGTAAGTGATGTTACCCCCCCCGGCGGAGAGGGTCTCCCGTGCGGGCATTATAGGGCACGGGAGATCCTGTGTGATGGGTGTAGGAGAGGAGCCTAATTTTCGGGAGAGGTGGGCGAGCGAGTCCGCTAACGATGTAGGTCGGTGCCCGCGGCAGGGATCCAGTTCGGGATAAGCGTGTTTATTTGGGGCAACTGGCTTGCAGGGAGTTCATTTTGGACAGAAGGGTACTGGTTGGGGTGCTGGCAGTGAAGGGGTGCCAGCTAGTCAATTCACCCAGCCCTAGGGGGTAACAGAAAGCTCAGCTTAACCAGGAAGGAGAATAAAGGCCGGTTCTGTGCGCCGCTGGGAACCTCCAGAAATCAGGTCTTTCTCGCTGATCCttgtgttacatagttacatagttacataggctgaaaaaagaccggcgaacatcaagttcagcctttcctatagctgttaatttattgctgtttgatccaaaagaaggcaaaaaaccccggcttcgctctttccaattttgcactaaccagggaaaaaaattccttcttcaccccaaaatggcagtcagatttctccttggatcaataagctgtttccccataattaaagattatatccccgaatattatgtttttccaggtatccatccagttgcagtttaaacgtctgcaccgactctgataaaactacctctgcaggcagagaattccacatccctactgtccttactgtaaaaaaccctttcctctgctttagtctaaatctcctttcttccagtctgaacgccTGACcgcgtgtcctatgcatagtcctgtttatgaacagatttccatacaatggtttgtattggccccgaatatatttatataacgttatcatatcccctctgaggcgacgttttctaaactaaacagatttaaattagttaacctttcttcataactatagcgctccattccttttattaattttgtagcccgcctctgcaccctttctagtgctatgatatccttctttagaaaaggtgcccaaaattgcacagcatactcaaggtgcggccacCAGGTGTTGCGGGACCCGGCGGGCTGCGCAGCGTACAACGACAAACGGGGATTTAAACCTCCTTACTTCGTAAAGAATCCGATCTCTACCAATAGCCTGTTTTACCTTTACTGATGCTTTTTGCTCTCTTTTGTTTTGCAGAAGATGGCGGGAGGATACGGCGTGATGGCAGATGATGAAACCATCGATTATTCCGTCCACGAGGCATGGAACGAGGCCACAAACGTCTATTTGATTGTGATTCTCGTCAGCATCGGACTCTTCATGTATGCAAGAAAGTGAGTTACGTTTGTCTTGGTGGGAGATCCTTCACGACATTCGagcgttaaaaaaataaagaaaatgtggtatctaataatatgtattaatccCTTATTTTATAAATAGGTGGCCAATTAGGGCTACTTTGCCGATGGGGGGGGTTATGGGGTGGAATTACTGtcactctagaatactttgacCTGTGACTGTTTTTGTgcagaaataaaagaaagataATGAGGATATTCACGGTTCCTCCTGCAGCGGAGACGTCATCCGAGACAAACTTCTACGATGACGTGAAGAAGATTCGCCTACGCCAACAACTGGAGATGTATTATATCGGTGAGACTGAGCATAAAGTTAATGGGGGGAGTTAAACTAAGAATGGATTTCTTTTTGTCTATCGAAGTAATATCTAATGCACGTTACCGTCGCTGTATCTGGATATTATTCTATATAAACGAGCAGAAAATAACCTTTGTGCGATACCGCTAGAATTAAAGCAAGTTTAAAGTCCAACAAGAGATTTTAGTATAAATCGCTCCCCCTGCACCTTTCCGCCTATGGAAGTCATAAGGGTCAGAAGCTTAGCTTTACTGAATGGTTGGTAGATAAACGGAACAGCGCCCcatcagaaatggtagaggctagtatagtaaggggatttaaacatgcatgggacgggcatatggctcctggatGTAAGGATCGAGGACTGGTCAAGGTCTGAAGAATGTGCGGAGTAGACGGGTGGAATGGGTCGGATCTGCCGGCgtgttctatgtttctagtcATAGAGCATCCCTTGTATAACCGGCTTCTGCTACAAAGGGTGTGAGAGCGTTACATTTCAAagtcattattttaaaatgtacagaattatttaaacataatatgTAACCTTTCATCAAGTCGGTGGGCAACCGGAGCAAAAGTGGTAGATGTGTTAACTTTTGCGTTTTAATCTAGGATGGTGGCCATTGAATCGAAATATCCTCTAGACTGTAACCTTGCGGACCGGTCTCTATTTACTTAACGTAAATGATCGTTTTtaatctgtcagttctagttttgtcagactctgaatgtatggactgtaggaatatattctaaatatatattatattataaataaaagataaaattctTGATGTTTTTCAGCACGGAAACACGATCAGCACGGTCAAAGTGACAGCGTCCAGCTTACCGTGGAATGAGGAGAGCTCTGGTCtcgtatatatataaagcttcCGCATGAAGAGGACGTGTTGGCGGGTCACCGCCTGTTACCAGCTGCACTAAACATGTCGGTGTTTTAGCAGCAATCAAACGAGGGACCGGATTATATACAAAACCGAACAACAAatacagagtttttttttttttacgtatttATTTCATGCTTCTAGTGCCGTTCTGTACACCCAGTGCCCTCCCGCGGTCTGCCATCTGTACCTCATCTCAAGGAGCTGCCGTGTTTGTGAGGGCGAAATGTTCACCATAAGCAGACATGGAAGTAGTTGACCCATTAAAACGGATAGTCGGCATAGAAAGTATAAATCAAGCTATTATGTggcttttgtttatattatgacTAAAGATCTGAACAGTTTTCAATTATTACAGATGAAAtggaatatatgtatgtactacATGTCTGTGCATAgatgtataataaatgtatgaaaCGGATCAGGATTTTGTGTAGTTTTTCTCCCTAATAAAATTCCATGAACCCTGGTTGTGCCTCTCTCATCATGGAGGACATCCTTATTGATCCCACAGGTCCCCCCAGGGTTATATACGTGTGTATGCATTTGCTAACGCTGTGGGTATCACACTGGGAAAAAAAGGGatcattaaaacatatttcactTTGTACATGAAACATACCAATgggaatcaaaaaaaaaaaaaagaaacaaaggaaTAGAGTTTGACTGCAGACTCGCATCTTCACTCAGGAGTCGGGATAACAATATGCCGATCCCATTCATATCTAtattcccttactgtgttaaccgCCACCACTCAGTCAGGACATACAGCTACATGCCATGGATTTGATGTTTTTATCTCCGGAGCCATCTTGGTCAGTGGCGTAAGTACAGGGGCCGACCCTGCGACTGCTTGTCTTCTCGTGCCTTTTTTACACCGTTTTGAACCCTTAATCACGTCGCTTCTTTAAATGTCACTTTATTACTCTGTTAGATTATCTTGATTAGAGTCCCCAAGGGTTTTGTTTATACTTGGCGTTCtcttggcaatatatatatatatatatatataattatatatatatatatatactctaccattcaaaagtaCGAGGTCACATAGATCTGTCTCTCTTTTTGTAAGAAAACGAATGCTGTCTATTAAAATGACATGAAATGcatcagaaatacagcacaggcatcattaatgttataaatgactgAATGATTGTAGCTGCGTTCcaacggcacgttgtgtttaatccaagtttaactttaaaaggctaatcaatcgttagaaaaccccttTGCAATTGTTACAGCTAGACATTTATTTTCCAAGTGACCCCACATTTTAGAATGGTAGTctgtgtgtgattatatatatatatgtgtgtgtgtgtagataccgtgtttataatatatatatatatatcacacgcTACTGTTTCAGAATTATATACTGACATCATAACTGTAAGCATTTTCTAGCCGGCTTGTCGCTGAGAGTTCCGAGCCCCGCCCTGCTATTGTGATGTAACATATGTGCCACGCCCTTCTACTGTGACATAGTGTAGGTTATAAAAGCACTGGCCGTTAGGCCAACAGATGCTTTTGTAAGCTGACAGTACAAGATGAGGAGCATAGCTCTGGTTTTCGTTGTTACTGTTCTGATCCATGTGATCTTTACTTTGGAGATTTACACAAATAGCTGGGCTGTGCACATACCTGATGGCTCTGTAGAGGCAGAACGTATTGCACAGAAATTCGGTTTCATCAACCTTGGGCAGGTGGTGCTTGGCAGTGATTTCTACCATCTATCTCATCGTGGCGTTCAAAGGAAATCCTTCAGCCCTCACTGGGGTAGAAATATTCAACTGAAAAAAGAACCCAAGGTTAGCTGGTTTGAGCAGCAGACGCTGAGGAGAATGGAGAAAAGACAGCCTGATATGGTTCCCACAGACCCCCTCTTCAGCTTGCAGTGGTACCTGGGTAAAAATTTTCACTTAGGCATCCAGACTGCTTGGAACCGTGGATATACCGGACGAGGCGTGGTGGTGACCGTTGTGGATGATGGGCTTGAAAAGGACCACCCCGATCTCGCATTAAACTATGATCCGGAAGCGAGTTATGATTTTAATGACAATGATCCTGACCCTCAGCCCCGATATAACCCATCTAATGAGAACCACCACGGGACCCGCTGTGCAGGCGTGGTGGCTGCGGTTGCCAATAATGATATCTGCGGCGCTGGAGTAGCATACAACGCTAGAATAGGAGGTGTGC from Spea bombifrons isolate aSpeBom1 chromosome 13, aSpeBom1.2.pri, whole genome shotgun sequence encodes:
- the LOC128471412 gene encoding small integral membrane protein 19; the encoded protein is MAGGYGVMADDETIDYSVHEAWNEATNVYLIVILVSIGLFMYARKNKRKIMRIFTVPPAAETSSETNFYDDVKKIRLRQQLEMYYIARKHDQHGQSDSVQLTVE